The genome window TGATCCCATAGTGAGTATTTATACTCATAGCTATGATAACTCATCGTTCGATAATCAGCTGTGTCGCTCTAGTGCTTGGGTTTGTTCTTCTCGTAGCCTCAGGGTGTGCCAACCTAAATGATCCATACAGTGGGGGTGGGGGTGGTTACGGTAGTAATGCGCCGTACTACGGGGGTAACGGTAACGGCGGCGGGGTTGGCTACGGTGGCTATGGCAATGGTGGCTATGGTAACGGCGGCTATGGTAACGGCGGCTATGGTAATGGGGGCTATGGTAACGGTGGCTACAACAATAACCGACGCGAACAGCAGGAGCTTGAGCGCGAGCGCGAGCGACTTGAAAATGAGCGCAAGCGACTTCAACGCGAGCGGGAGAATGTCTACCGAGCACCTGCTGCGCCACCGCCACCGCCACCTCGGCAAGTATTTGAACGGTGCCCTGCAGGATTTAGCCCGAGTGAGCAGAAATGCACACAGGATGAGCGCCGACGTGGTTGCCGCGATATGCGGCTGCCAGGTGGTTTAGGGTGTGTTGATCGGTAGCTTATCGGTAGTTTACCGGATCTGTATCGCAGAAAAGTTGTCTCTGTACTGTGCTTGGCATGCAAAAGGATCCCCAAGATATTGCGCGTATAAACGAGCTAGTTGAGGTGCTCAATGAGCATTGCTATCGCTATTATGTGCTCTCGCAGCCAGCCATTAGCGACGCCGAGTATGATAGCCTTTTCCGCGAACTAGAGGGGCTTGAGGTCGCACACCCCAAAGAGATTCGCGCAGATTCCCCAACTCAACGTGTCGGTGCGCAACCCCTAGATGGTTTTGCGACGATTCAGCACCGTATTCCGATGCTCTCGCTCGATAACGCAATGAACGAGCAGGAGCTGCTTGATTTCGATCAACAGGTAAGGCGCCTGCTCGCTAAGGACGGAGCGCTAGTTGACGATGTTGAGTACACAGTTGAGTTCAAGTTTGATGGAGTTGCGGTCTCGCTAAGCTATCAGGATGGCAGACTACTCCAAGCAGCAACCCGTGGTGATGGTACTAGTGGTGAAGATGTTACCGTAAATGTGCGCACTATTAGGGCCATTCCGCTTAAACTGCGGGGCGCTATAACGCCGCAAGGGCTGCTTGAGCTGCGCGGAGAGGTTCTTTTTAGAAAGAAGGAGTTTGAGGCTCTAAACGAAGATCGGCAGCAACGCGGCGAAGAGAGCTTTGCTAACCCTAGAAATGCAGCCTCCGGTAGTCTGCGACAACTCGACCCGCACGAGACCGCCAAGCGCCCCCTGTGGTTCTGCGCATACGGGGTGGGGGCTATTGAAAGCTCTACAATAGGAATAAGCGATCTAGCAGCAAAGCCGCTAAGCGCTGCGATGAGGGTTGTTGAGTCGCTCGGATTTTCGATCTCGCCCGGTTATAAGCTCGTTAAGGGGGCGGCTGCATTGGTTGAGGCCTACCGCACAGCTGAGGCAACGCGTGAGGCGCTTCCGTTTGAGGTGGATGGTATCGTTATTAAAGTCAACGATGTTGCGCTTCAGGAGCGACTCGGTTTTAGGCAACGATCGCCGCGCTGGGCAATCGCTGCGAAGTTTAAGCCGGTCGAGGCGCTCACAACCCTGCAAGATATTACGATACAGGTCGGCAGAACGGGCGCACTAACTCCCGTTGCGGTTCTTACTCCGGTTAGGGTTGGTGGGGTTATTGTCGCACGAGCGACCCTACACAATCAGGGCGAGATAGATCGCAAGGGGCTTTTAATCGGAGATACCGTCGTGGTGCGTAGGCAGGGTGACGTTATCCCGGCCGTTGTTGCCGCCATTACAACGGCTCGCACCGGCAATGAGCGCAAGTTTATCTTTCCTACCGAGTGCCCTGAATGCAGCACCCCGGTTGAACTACTACCTGGCGAGGCGGTGATACGGTGCCCAAACGGAAGGTGCCCAGCCAAGCTTCACAACCGAACGTTGCACTATGCAGCGCGTGATGCGATGGATATCGAGGGGCTCGGTGATAAGATGGTCGGATTATTGCTTGAGCA of Pseudomonadota bacterium contains these proteins:
- the ligA gene encoding NAD-dependent DNA ligase LigA, with amino-acid sequence MQKDPQDIARINELVEVLNEHCYRYYVLSQPAISDAEYDSLFRELEGLEVAHPKEIRADSPTQRVGAQPLDGFATIQHRIPMLSLDNAMNEQELLDFDQQVRRLLAKDGALVDDVEYTVEFKFDGVAVSLSYQDGRLLQAATRGDGTSGEDVTVNVRTIRAIPLKLRGAITPQGLLELRGEVLFRKKEFEALNEDRQQRGEESFANPRNAASGSLRQLDPHETAKRPLWFCAYGVGAIESSTIGISDLAAKPLSAAMRVVESLGFSISPGYKLVKGAAALVEAYRTAEATREALPFEVDGIVIKVNDVALQERLGFRQRSPRWAIAAKFKPVEALTTLQDITIQVGRTGALTPVAVLTPVRVGGVIVARATLHNQGEIDRKGLLIGDTVVVRRQGDVIPAVVAAITTARTGNERKFIFPTECPECSTPVELLPGEAVIRCPNGRCPAKLHNRTLHYAARDAMDIEGLGDKMVGLLLEHGLLNDLPDLYTLQVEKLENLPRMGELSSKNLLAGIEGSKTRPLDRFIFALGIRHVGSKTAQLLARQCGTIERFLAITEQELLALEEIGPETTRSVKHFLADESEQRLVQGLLASGVAPAPVTTEAIQGGVLAGSSFVLTGSLSTMSRREAEEQIVAVGGKVSSSVSKKTSYVVAGDSAGSKLEVAKKLGVPVLSEEQFRALLIPKCES